The uncultured Desulfuromonas sp. genome has a segment encoding these proteins:
- a CDS encoding Fic family protein, whose amino-acid sequence MNITSIQPLLPNIEKCDELRSQACNVIAGSAAIAGKLHPKTLQAVENLLRIVNSYYSNLIEGNSTHPSDIEDATNGHYDADTAKRELQLESLAHIHCQRIIAERLASGEEFRPAGKDFLCWVHKEFYDQLPESMHYVTHNEKDVRIRVVGGELRTGGVIVGRHVAPPEDIISDMLRVFETTYAGRVHGDTRIIAAAAAHHRLMWIHPFFDGNGRVARLFTDAYFKSIPVLGYGLWNVSRGLARDRDKYKAMLANTDMVRQGSLDGRGNLSEKRLIEWCGYFLDMCRDQIDYMSRMLDVDNLLSRVDGYVRLRHERMIPDPCPERYQGLNLEAANVIKEVILHGELGRGEAAAFTGLTRKGRDIVGQLVSEKILVSDTPKGPVRLGLPVDMAGKLFPEIYPDKVGIFV is encoded by the coding sequence ATGAACATTACATCCATACAGCCCCTGTTGCCCAATATTGAAAAATGCGACGAGCTCAGAAGCCAGGCGTGCAACGTCATTGCCGGCTCGGCCGCTATTGCCGGGAAACTCCACCCAAAGACTCTTCAAGCCGTGGAGAACCTGTTGCGAATCGTCAACAGTTACTATTCCAACCTGATTGAAGGGAACAGTACGCACCCGAGCGATATTGAAGATGCGACAAATGGACACTATGACGCGGATACCGCCAAACGTGAACTGCAACTCGAAAGCCTCGCTCACATTCATTGTCAGCGGATAATCGCTGAGAGACTTGCCTCTGGTGAAGAGTTTCGTCCTGCCGGTAAGGACTTTCTGTGTTGGGTCCATAAAGAATTCTATGATCAACTTCCTGAATCAATGCACTACGTTACGCACAATGAAAAAGACGTGCGAATACGAGTCGTTGGCGGCGAATTGCGAACTGGGGGAGTTATCGTCGGGCGTCATGTTGCCCCACCGGAAGATATTATTTCTGACATGTTGCGGGTTTTTGAAACAACTTATGCCGGGAGAGTTCATGGCGATACCCGCATTATAGCGGCAGCGGCAGCACATCATCGCCTGATGTGGATTCATCCGTTCTTCGACGGCAACGGTCGCGTTGCTCGATTATTCACCGACGCCTATTTTAAGTCCATTCCCGTGCTCGGGTATGGATTGTGGAACGTCAGCCGTGGATTGGCCAGAGATCGTGACAAATACAAGGCCATGCTTGCAAACACCGATATGGTAAGGCAAGGGTCTCTAGATGGTCGTGGAAACCTCTCGGAAAAACGACTTATAGAATGGTGCGGGTATTTTCTCGATATGTGCCGTGATCAAATAGATTATATGTCCCGCATGTTGGATGTTGATAACCTACTTTCACGCGTTGACGGCTACGTCCGGCTTCGTCACGAACGCATGATTCCCGATCCTTGTCCAGAGCGTTACCAGGGCCTGAATCTTGAAGCGGCCAACGTCATTAAAGAGGTCATTCTTCATGGCGAGCTTGGCCGGGGCGAAGCGGCCGCATTTACCGGGCTGACTCGAAAGGGCCGAGATATCGTCGGGCAATTGGTCAGCGAAAAGATTCTGGTCTCTGATACGCCCAAAGGGCCGGTACGCCTCGGGCTGCCGGTTGATATGGCCGGGAAATTATTTCCGGAAATCTACCCTGATAAGGTGGGGATTTTTGTATGA
- a CDS encoding ATP-binding cassette domain-containing protein, with translation MTAENKTPLLEITNLTAHYGAAQALFGVDLKIHQGETVALVGANGAGKSTLLKCVMGLVTPTGGTIHLDGQPVTGSTPAAMVRHGLAFSPEGREVFPHLSVEENLTLGAMALKLRRGEQQARLDEVYQRFAKLKERRSQLAGTLSGGEQQMLAMGRALMAHPRLLLLDEPSLGLAPKITDEIFAIIHQLSRSGTTILLVEQNAARALSGSDRAYLLANGEMVQQGQSDQLLNDPALRAAFLGAASHDSPQASRLGAAGLTNIRLEKPDMRQQNFMPAFDNEEQLKAHQLAGLQWTVRHAYEGSSFYRQQLDNAGVTPESIVSLDDLKRMPFTDANDLRDGYPFPLRAVPFEQIVRIHASSGTTGKRKVLCYTQKDLDDWTDFFARCYQMAGVTPLDRIQIAVGYGVWTAGMGFQLGCEKIGAMAVPVGPGNIDMQIQFLIDFQSTVFCSTASMALLMAEEIHHRGLADQINVKKIIYGSERSSVSMRRKISELFGGAELFDITGLTELYGPGAGMECSDHDCIHYWGDYYILEIVDPETLQPVPDGEWGEMVVTSLCKEAAPLIRYRTHDITRIIPGTCSCGNPLPCHSRIKGRSDDTIKFRGVNIYPSSLDTILSQVPGLGSEYQIHLSRDEDSARDHMRMVVERGQGVEAGRSAELIHEAVHQIKKQLLVSVELEVVDYGTLPRSEKKSQRVFDTRIQDEIV, from the coding sequence ATGACAGCCGAAAACAAAACTCCACTGCTGGAAATCACCAACCTAACCGCCCACTACGGAGCGGCCCAGGCCCTGTTCGGCGTCGATCTAAAGATCCATCAAGGCGAAACCGTCGCCCTGGTCGGCGCCAACGGTGCCGGCAAAAGCACCCTGCTCAAGTGCGTCATGGGACTGGTCACACCCACCGGCGGCACCATCCACCTCGATGGCCAGCCGGTCACCGGCAGCACTCCGGCCGCCATGGTGCGCCACGGTCTGGCGTTTTCCCCGGAAGGGCGCGAAGTGTTCCCGCATCTCAGCGTTGAGGAAAACCTCACCCTCGGTGCCATGGCGCTCAAACTGCGGCGCGGCGAACAACAGGCCCGCCTCGATGAAGTCTATCAACGCTTTGCCAAGCTCAAAGAGCGGCGCAGCCAACTCGCCGGCACCCTGTCCGGCGGTGAACAGCAGATGCTCGCCATGGGTCGGGCGCTGATGGCCCATCCGCGCCTGCTGCTGCTTGACGAACCAAGCCTTGGCCTGGCGCCGAAAATCACCGATGAAATCTTTGCCATTATCCACCAACTGTCGCGCAGCGGCACCACCATCCTGTTGGTGGAGCAGAACGCCGCCCGCGCCCTGAGCGGCTCCGACCGCGCCTATCTGCTGGCCAATGGTGAAATGGTCCAGCAGGGGCAAAGCGACCAGTTGCTCAATGATCCGGCTTTACGTGCCGCCTTTTTAGGGGCAGCCAGCCATGACAGTCCCCAGGCCAGCCGCCTCGGCGCCGCCGGTCTGACCAATATCCGTCTGGAGAAACCCGATATGCGTCAACAGAACTTTATGCCCGCGTTTGACAACGAAGAACAACTCAAAGCCCACCAGCTGGCCGGTCTGCAGTGGACCGTGCGCCACGCCTACGAAGGGTCGAGTTTTTACCGCCAGCAACTCGATAATGCCGGGGTCACACCCGAAAGCATCGTCAGCCTCGACGACTTGAAGCGCATGCCGTTCACCGATGCCAACGACTTGCGTGATGGCTATCCGTTTCCGTTGCGCGCCGTGCCGTTTGAACAGATCGTGAGGATTCACGCCAGCTCCGGCACCACCGGCAAACGCAAGGTGTTGTGCTATACCCAGAAGGACCTCGACGACTGGACCGACTTTTTTGCCCGCTGCTATCAGATGGCCGGGGTGACACCGCTCGATCGCATCCAGATCGCCGTCGGTTACGGCGTGTGGACGGCCGGAATGGGCTTCCAACTCGGTTGCGAGAAAATCGGTGCCATGGCCGTACCGGTCGGGCCGGGCAACATCGACATGCAGATCCAGTTTCTGATTGATTTCCAGTCGACGGTGTTCTGCTCCACGGCGTCCATGGCGCTGTTGATGGCGGAAGAGATTCACCACCGCGGTCTGGCCGACCAGATCAACGTCAAAAAGATCATCTACGGCTCCGAACGCTCGTCCGTGTCGATGCGGCGCAAGATTTCCGAGCTGTTCGGCGGCGCGGAGCTGTTCGATATCACGGGTTTAACTGAATTATACGGTCCCGGTGCCGGCATGGAATGTTCCGATCACGACTGCATTCACTACTGGGGCGACTATTACATCCTCGAGATCGTCGACCCGGAAACCCTGCAGCCGGTGCCGGATGGCGAATGGGGCGAAATGGTGGTGACCAGCCTGTGTAAGGAAGCAGCACCGTTGATCCGCTACCGCACTCACGATATCACCCGCATCATTCCCGGCACCTGCAGCTGCGGCAATCCACTGCCGTGCCATTCGCGCATCAAAGGCCGCTCCGACGACACCATCAAATTCCGCGGCGTTAACATCTACCCGAGCAGCCTCGACACCATCCTCTCCCAGGTGCCGGGGCTGGGCAGTGAATACCAGATTCATCTCAGCCGTGACGAGGATTCGGCCCGCGACCACATGCGCATGGTGGTGGAGCGTGGCCAGGGCGTCGAGGCCGGGCGCAGTGCCGAGCTGATCCACGAGGCTGTGCATCAGATCAAGAAGCAGTTGCTGGTCAGTGTTGAGCTGGAAGTGGTGGATTACGGCACGCTGCCGCGTTCGGAGAAGAAGAGTCAGCGGGTATTTGACACGCGGATTCAGGATGAGATTGTCTGA
- a CDS encoding ABC transporter substrate-binding protein, which produces MKKLTLILLALLVLASPALAADTIKLGAFFDLSGRAAFIGTPTKLVAEMVVDKINSEGGINGKQLELVIGDTEANPAKAASLAKKFIYKDNVAAIIGPTMTDTGMTVKAMAGKGETPIFMTVGGDPVIMGGKFGPFDWVFKSPQRSSIAVQRLFDYLRAKGLTKIALLSAADGFGKDGARWIKKLAPEYGIEIVADESFGTRDTDMTAQLTNAKNAQPQAIVTWTIGPAGSIVAKNKAQLGIDLPLFQCHGLPDPKYIELAGSACEGDRMPSTKLLVADALPDSDPQKAVIQEFIRLYKEKGYDKQFPINTHSGYAWDAIMIVANAMKQVGTDKAALRDAIENTNGYVGISGIYNLTPEDHNGLDTGSMVIVQVKNGRFVMAD; this is translated from the coding sequence ATGAAAAAACTGACACTGATTCTGCTGGCCCTACTGGTATTGGCCAGCCCGGCCCTGGCCGCGGACACCATCAAGCTCGGCGCCTTTTTTGACCTGTCCGGTCGCGCCGCCTTTATCGGTACCCCCACCAAGCTGGTGGCCGAGATGGTTGTTGACAAGATCAACAGCGAGGGCGGCATCAACGGCAAACAGCTGGAACTGGTGATCGGCGATACCGAGGCCAACCCGGCCAAAGCCGCATCCCTGGCCAAGAAATTCATCTACAAGGATAATGTGGCCGCCATCATCGGCCCCACCATGACCGATACCGGCATGACCGTCAAAGCCATGGCCGGTAAGGGTGAGACGCCGATCTTCATGACCGTCGGTGGTGATCCGGTGATCATGGGCGGCAAGTTCGGCCCGTTTGATTGGGTGTTCAAATCGCCGCAGCGCTCCAGTATTGCCGTTCAGCGACTGTTCGATTACCTGCGCGCCAAAGGGTTGACCAAAATCGCCCTGTTGTCCGCGGCCGATGGTTTCGGCAAGGACGGTGCCCGCTGGATCAAGAAGCTGGCTCCGGAATACGGCATTGAGATTGTCGCCGATGAATCGTTCGGTACCCGCGACACCGATATGACCGCTCAGTTGACCAACGCCAAAAATGCTCAGCCGCAGGCGATCGTTACCTGGACGATCGGTCCGGCCGGTTCCATTGTCGCTAAAAACAAGGCGCAATTGGGGATTGATCTGCCTCTGTTCCAGTGCCACGGTCTGCCCGACCCCAAATACATCGAGCTGGCAGGAAGCGCCTGCGAGGGAGACCGTATGCCGTCTACCAAGCTGCTGGTGGCTGACGCTCTACCCGATAGCGATCCGCAGAAAGCCGTTATCCAGGAGTTTATCCGTCTGTATAAGGAAAAGGGGTATGACAAGCAGTTCCCCATCAACACCCACTCCGGCTACGCCTGGGATGCCATCATGATCGTGGCCAATGCCATGAAGCAGGTGGGTACCGACAAGGCTGCTCTGCGTGACGCGATTGAAAACACCAATGGCTACGTGGGCATCTCGGGGATCTATAATCTGACTCCGGAAGACCACAATGGACTCGACACCGGTTCCATGGTGATTGTTCAGGTGAAAAACGGCCGGTTTGTTATGGCCGACTAA
- a CDS encoding thiamine pyrophosphate-dependent enzyme produces MTEQQQVELLMGNEAMACGLIESGCQVVAAYPGTPSTEILQAVVDRRATAEEPLHIEWSVNEKVAFEVALAASYTGKRSAAIMKQVGLNVAADPFMRSAYLGVKGGFVTIVADDPGPHSSQNEQDTRLFCLQGRVPVFDPASPAEAKELLPLAFELSEKYEMLTVLRPATRICHSRQNVSHQPVQQLQRSARFEKDPNRWGATPAFLPALHRKLNDNLVAFAAEPAVQPRLTQGDGSHARLALVASGIVYGHLVDLLAELGLTDTIDLYQVVMPYPLNSAWIDTMRADYDRVMILEETYPVIEMQLAHGCAFGKQSGDIVKEGELTPDVVHEALARFLDLEAPAPAPANSRGQRPSLCPGCPHRSAFYSIKKTFPKGIFPSDIGCYTLGVNLKVVDTAHCMGACISQGAGFYQSYAQDGENFPTVVVTIGDSTFFHSGVTALINAVIQKARIIVVILDNATAAMTGGQPVPHLGRTAIGEATKAIAIEPLVQASGVEFLECCDPYDSDAFEGALKRADAHIRGPQGGVAVVISRHGCLMERDVVKNQPRYAMEITSDCIGCRRCVEAFECPALSMDGATTMAVLDQDRCIGCGTCIPVCPVHAIKGAIKGDLS; encoded by the coding sequence ATGACTGAGCAACAACAGGTTGAATTACTAATGGGCAACGAAGCCATGGCGTGCGGACTGATCGAGTCCGGCTGCCAGGTGGTCGCTGCCTATCCGGGTACGCCGTCCACGGAGATTCTCCAGGCGGTGGTCGATCGTCGCGCCACGGCTGAAGAGCCGCTGCATATCGAGTGGTCGGTGAATGAAAAAGTCGCGTTTGAAGTGGCGCTGGCCGCCAGCTACACCGGCAAGCGCAGTGCCGCCATCATGAAACAGGTGGGCCTGAACGTCGCTGCCGACCCATTCATGCGCAGCGCCTACCTCGGCGTCAAGGGTGGTTTTGTCACTATCGTCGCCGATGATCCCGGCCCGCACAGCTCGCAAAACGAGCAGGATACCCGGTTGTTCTGTCTGCAGGGACGGGTACCGGTGTTCGATCCGGCCAGCCCGGCCGAGGCAAAAGAATTATTGCCGCTGGCTTTTGAACTGTCGGAAAAATACGAAATGCTCACCGTGCTGCGCCCGGCCACGCGCATTTGCCACTCGCGGCAGAATGTCAGCCACCAGCCGGTCCAGCAGTTGCAGCGCAGCGCCCGCTTTGAAAAAGATCCCAACCGCTGGGGCGCAACCCCGGCCTTTCTGCCCGCCCTGCACCGCAAGCTCAACGACAACCTCGTCGCCTTTGCTGCCGAACCGGCGGTACAGCCACGTCTGACTCAGGGTGATGGCAGTCACGCCCGGCTGGCCCTGGTCGCCTCCGGCATTGTCTATGGCCATCTGGTCGACCTGCTCGCTGAACTGGGCCTGACCGACACCATCGATCTTTATCAGGTGGTGATGCCGTATCCGCTCAACAGCGCATGGATCGATACAATGCGTGCGGACTATGACCGGGTGATGATCCTTGAAGAAACCTATCCGGTGATCGAAATGCAGCTGGCCCATGGCTGTGCGTTCGGCAAACAGAGCGGCGACATCGTCAAGGAAGGGGAGCTGACCCCCGATGTGGTGCATGAGGCTCTGGCCCGGTTCCTCGACCTGGAAGCTCCGGCTCCTGCCCCGGCCAACAGCCGTGGTCAACGACCGTCCCTGTGTCCGGGTTGCCCGCACCGCAGCGCGTTTTACAGCATCAAGAAGACCTTCCCCAAGGGGATTTTTCCGTCCGATATCGGTTGCTACACCCTCGGTGTCAACCTCAAAGTCGTGGATACCGCCCATTGCATGGGCGCCTGCATCAGCCAGGGAGCGGGTTTCTATCAATCCTATGCTCAGGACGGCGAAAACTTTCCGACTGTGGTTGTCACGATCGGTGACTCGACCTTTTTCCATTCCGGGGTGACAGCACTGATCAATGCCGTGATCCAGAAGGCGCGCATCATCGTAGTGATTCTCGATAACGCCACGGCGGCCATGACCGGCGGTCAGCCCGTGCCGCATCTCGGTCGCACAGCCATTGGCGAAGCCACCAAAGCCATTGCCATCGAACCGTTGGTCCAGGCCAGCGGGGTAGAATTTCTCGAATGTTGCGATCCGTACGACAGCGATGCGTTTGAAGGTGCGCTGAAGCGGGCCGATGCCCATATTCGTGGCCCGCAGGGCGGCGTGGCCGTGGTGATCTCACGGCACGGCTGTTTGATGGAGCGCGACGTGGTCAAGAATCAGCCGCGCTATGCCATGGAGATTACCAGCGACTGCATCGGCTGCCGCCGTTGTGTGGAAGCGTTTGAATGTCCGGCGTTGAGCATGGACGGGGCCACCACCATGGCGGTGCTCGATCAGGACCGCTGCATCGGCTGCGGAACCTGTATTCCGGTCTGTCCGGTACACGCCATCAAAGGGGCTATCAAAGGAGACTTGTCATGA
- a CDS encoding branched-chain amino acid ABC transporter permease yields the protein MQASNDLLQFIIAGLTNGAIYALIALGFSVVHNAMGIVNFVQVDFVSLGGMLMFSALLTLGLPMMPGLLLAVAGVALVAMLVERFGLRPSRSHNELVLIFLTIGLSIILRGAMKLIWGTNRMALPPLSGEEPIALFGATILPQAVWILVLTVVAISLLHGFFHHTPLGLAMRAVASNPTAAAVVGIRAGRIRLTSYGIAGALGGLAGVLVTPITTLSYDVGVLLGLKGFAAAILGGFGSFPGAILGGLGLGLLESLSAGYWSSAYKDVVAFVVLLLVLFVRPKGLLGK from the coding sequence TTGCAAGCATCCAACGACCTTCTCCAATTTATTATTGCCGGGCTGACCAATGGCGCCATCTATGCCCTGATTGCGCTGGGTTTCAGCGTGGTGCATAACGCCATGGGCATTGTCAATTTTGTGCAGGTCGATTTCGTGTCGTTGGGCGGTATGCTGATGTTTTCCGCTCTGCTCACCCTCGGTTTGCCGATGATGCCGGGTTTGCTGCTGGCCGTGGCCGGAGTAGCGCTGGTCGCCATGCTGGTGGAGCGCTTCGGCTTGCGTCCGTCACGCTCGCATAACGAGCTGGTACTGATCTTTCTTACCATCGGTTTGTCGATCATTCTGCGCGGGGCGATGAAGCTGATCTGGGGTACCAATCGCATGGCTCTGCCGCCGCTCAGCGGTGAGGAGCCGATTGCCCTGTTTGGCGCGACCATCCTGCCGCAGGCGGTGTGGATTCTGGTGCTGACCGTGGTGGCGATCAGCCTGCTGCACGGGTTCTTTCACCACACGCCGCTCGGGTTGGCCATGCGCGCTGTAGCCTCCAACCCAACGGCAGCGGCCGTGGTCGGCATTCGCGCCGGACGTATTCGCCTGACCAGCTACGGTATTGCCGGGGCACTGGGCGGGCTGGCCGGGGTGCTGGTGACGCCGATCACCACCCTGAGTTACGACGTCGGCGTGTTGCTCGGCTTGAAAGGCTTTGCCGCAGCGATCCTTGGCGGTTTTGGTTCGTTTCCGGGGGCGATCCTTGGTGGCCTCGGGCTGGGTTTGCTTGAATCACTCTCGGCGGGGTATTGGTCGAGTGCTTATAAAGATGTGGTGGCTTTTGTGGTGCTGCTGCTGGTGTTGTTTGTGCGGCCCAAAGGGTTGTTGGGCAAGTGA
- a CDS encoding 2-oxoacid:acceptor oxidoreductase family protein, with amino-acid sequence MKQQIIVSGIGGQGVLFLTRVIAQVAVNRGIPVLTSETHGMAQRGGTVLSSIKVGDFASPLIRAGQADVGLLLWDANLGVHQPLLRADGTLVISSEQPGAGKRIAAAKLARELGNAVLANLVLLGLAVRDAVLFCTVEECEEAIRQLAPARFVEQNLAAFRLGLEGSV; translated from the coding sequence ATGAAGCAGCAGATCATTGTCAGTGGTATCGGCGGACAAGGGGTGCTGTTTCTCACCCGGGTGATTGCCCAGGTGGCGGTGAATCGCGGCATCCCGGTATTGACTTCGGAAACCCACGGCATGGCCCAGCGTGGCGGCACGGTATTGTCATCGATCAAAGTCGGCGACTTTGCCAGCCCGTTGATCCGCGCTGGTCAGGCCGATGTCGGCCTGCTGTTGTGGGACGCCAACCTCGGCGTGCATCAACCGTTGCTGCGTGCCGACGGCACCCTGGTGATCAGCAGTGAGCAACCCGGTGCCGGTAAGCGGATTGCCGCGGCCAAGTTGGCTCGTGAGCTGGGGAATGCGGTACTGGCTAACCTGGTTTTGCTTGGGTTGGCTGTGCGCGATGCGGTGTTGTTCTGTACGGTGGAAGAGTGTGAAGAGGCGATTCGGCAGCTGGCTCCTGCTCGGTTTGTTGAGCAGAATTTGGCGGCGTTCAGACTTGGGTTAGAGGGGTCCGTCTAA
- a CDS encoding branched-chain amino acid ABC transporter permease: MTRQEHLSYFIRLHRTGLTVTLLCALIVLYPLVQDNPYTLGLSNLVAIHVIVVLGLNLFIGYAGQISLGHAAFFGLGAYGSAIGTVTYELSPWPTMFGVAVLVALLALVIGVPTLRLSGHYLAMATLGFNLVVYTVLQQWDEVTGGVSGFYGIPSLAIGSFAFDDEVRFHYLVWGMALLSLLLCLNLVRSGVGRGLAALAGDETAAAALGVNTQISKVKVFVLSAVLASVAGSLYAHCYSYISPASFDIFVSTDLVIMVVIGGMGSIWGSLFGATLITLLPEWVDVFESYKDFVHGGILVLVLMFLPQGFVTGLVDLVKTRQALRRSRHAAS; the protein is encoded by the coding sequence ATGACCCGCCAGGAACATCTCAGCTATTTCATCCGCCTGCATCGCACCGGCCTCACGGTCACGCTGCTGTGCGCGTTGATCGTGCTCTACCCGCTGGTGCAGGACAACCCCTACACCCTCGGTCTGTCCAACCTGGTCGCCATCCATGTCATCGTCGTCCTCGGTCTTAACCTGTTCATCGGCTATGCCGGACAGATCTCCCTCGGCCATGCCGCTTTCTTCGGCCTCGGCGCGTACGGCTCAGCCATCGGCACCGTCACTTATGAACTGTCCCCCTGGCCGACCATGTTCGGCGTCGCCGTGCTGGTCGCGTTGCTGGCGCTGGTCATCGGCGTGCCCACGCTGCGCCTGTCCGGACACTACCTCGCCATGGCTACCCTCGGCTTCAATCTGGTGGTCTACACCGTGCTCCAACAGTGGGACGAAGTTACCGGCGGAGTCAGCGGTTTTTACGGCATCCCCTCGCTGGCCATCGGCAGCTTTGCCTTTGACGACGAAGTGCGTTTCCACTATCTGGTGTGGGGCATGGCGCTGCTCAGTCTGCTGTTGTGCCTCAACCTGGTGCGCAGCGGTGTTGGTCGCGGCCTGGCGGCCCTGGCCGGGGATGAAACAGCGGCCGCCGCGCTCGGCGTGAATACCCAGATCAGCAAGGTGAAAGTGTTCGTGCTGTCGGCAGTGCTGGCCTCGGTCGCCGGAAGCCTCTACGCCCACTGTTACAGCTACATCAGCCCGGCGTCCTTCGACATCTTTGTCTCCACCGATCTGGTGATCATGGTGGTAATCGGCGGCATGGGCTCCATTTGGGGATCGCTGTTTGGCGCCACCCTCATCACCCTGCTGCCCGAGTGGGTGGATGTGTTCGAGTCGTACAAGGATTTCGTTCACGGCGGTATTCTGGTGCTGGTGTTGATGTTCCTGCCTCAGGGATTTGTCACCGGTCTGGTTGATCTGGTCAAAACCCGTCAGGCTTTGCGCAGGAGTCGCCATGCTGCATCTTGA
- a CDS encoding FMN-binding protein, whose product MKKCVSLLVVTLAMLFLCTSVYAAYNPGTYTGTALGRKDKKHSGVIKVEVTVSASTIDNIKVVEYEQSVDHKKYGPLVNQVKDEIPAAIVAKQSLDVDGVTKATLASNGLQLAVARALAKATASYTPGTYTGTALGRKDKKHSGVIKVEVTVSANAIDNIKVVEYEQSVDHKKYGPLVNQAKDEISAAIVAKQSLDVDGVSGATLASDGLQLAVARALAQAR is encoded by the coding sequence ATGAAGAAATGCGTATCACTGTTGGTCGTAACCCTGGCAATGTTGTTCCTGTGCACATCCGTATATGCCGCTTATAATCCGGGCACCTACACGGGAACGGCGCTCGGGCGTAAAGACAAAAAGCATTCCGGGGTGATCAAGGTAGAAGTCACGGTTTCCGCGAGCACCATCGACAACATCAAGGTGGTTGAATACGAACAGAGCGTTGATCACAAAAAATACGGTCCGCTGGTCAATCAGGTCAAAGACGAGATTCCCGCCGCCATCGTTGCCAAGCAATCCCTTGACGTGGACGGCGTTACCAAGGCCACTCTGGCCTCCAATGGCCTGCAACTGGCCGTGGCCAGAGCGCTGGCCAAAGCGACGGCCTCTTATACGCCCGGTACCTACACGGGAACCGCGCTCGGTCGTAAGGATAAAAAGCATTCCGGGGTGATCAAGGTGGAGGTGACGGTTTCCGCCAACGCCATCGACAACATCAAGGTGGTTGAATACGAGCAGAGCGTCGATCACAAAAAATACGGTCCGCTGGTCAACCAGGCCAAAGACGAGATTTCCGCCGCCATCGTCGCCAAGCAATCCCTTGACGTGGACGGCGTCAGCGGAGCCACCCTGGCTTCCGACGGCCTGCAACTGGCCGTGGCCAGAGCTTTGGCCCAAGCCCGTTAA
- a CDS encoding ABC transporter ATP-binding protein: MLHLDAVSKQFGGLPALSDVTFRVPQGQITALIGPNGAGKSTLINCITGVLTPTRGSISLGLQEISTLPSHAISRLGVARTFQNLKLFERLSVLDNVLAGLNNEAGSSLIMALLRLPYLRHRERQLKLRALEALDRFGLADKADWPAGVMAYGDKKRLELARATVSQPQLILLDEPVAGLNATETLAVEQQLRRLRQEGQTLLLVEHDMELVMGLADQVVVLDSGCVIACGTPDEVQRNPRVLEAYLGSIEATA; the protein is encoded by the coding sequence ATGCTGCATCTTGACGCGGTCAGCAAACAGTTCGGCGGCCTGCCTGCCCTGTCCGATGTTACCTTCAGGGTGCCGCAAGGGCAGATCACGGCACTGATCGGTCCCAACGGGGCTGGAAAAAGCACCCTGATCAACTGCATTACCGGCGTGCTGACACCGACGCGTGGTTCGATCAGTTTAGGCCTGCAGGAGATCAGCACCCTGCCGTCCCATGCCATCTCCCGGCTCGGCGTGGCGCGCACCTTTCAGAATCTCAAGTTGTTCGAGCGGCTGTCGGTGCTCGACAATGTGCTGGCCGGGCTCAATAACGAGGCGGGCAGCAGCCTGATCATGGCCCTGCTGCGCCTGCCTTACCTGCGCCATCGCGAACGCCAGCTCAAACTCCGCGCCCTGGAAGCGCTGGACCGTTTCGGCCTCGCTGACAAGGCCGACTGGCCCGCGGGGGTGATGGCTTATGGCGATAAAAAACGCCTGGAACTGGCCCGCGCCACGGTGAGTCAGCCGCAATTGATCCTGCTCGACGAACCGGTGGCCGGTCTCAATGCCACCGAAACTCTGGCTGTCGAGCAGCAGTTACGCCGCCTGCGTCAGGAGGGGCAGACCCTGTTGCTGGTGGAGCACGACATGGAGCTGGTTATGGGGCTGGCCGATCAGGTGGTGGTGCTTGACAGTGGGTGTGTTATTGCTTGTGGTACGCCGGACGAGGTGCAACGCAATCCTCGGGTGTTGGAGGCTTATTTGGGGAGTATTGAGGCGACGGCTTAA
- a CDS encoding bacteriohemerythrin — protein MKREAKERRVYVVEWKDAYSNGIGEVDDQHKHLFFLVKCLRLETIEKTLDGLADYVFSHFSTEQTLMEESDYPDRHRHRQIHDHFVSAVAECIANDDPWDEERLHDLRKFLNKWLIGHIMTDDQQFGRWYKQYQYTRDFEASRYPGDHERSWVSHLVKPDWLLRMLGK, from the coding sequence ATGAAACGTGAAGCGAAAGAGCGTCGTGTTTATGTGGTGGAATGGAAAGACGCCTACAGTAACGGAATTGGTGAAGTGGATGACCAGCACAAGCACCTTTTTTTTCTGGTCAAGTGTTTGCGGCTGGAGACCATTGAAAAAACGCTTGATGGTCTGGCTGACTATGTGTTCAGCCATTTTTCAACCGAGCAGACACTGATGGAGGAGAGTGACTATCCGGATCGTCATCGTCATCGTCAGATTCATGACCACTTTGTTTCAGCTGTCGCGGAATGTATCGCCAATGATGATCCCTGGGATGAAGAACGGCTTCACGACCTGCGCAAGTTTCTCAATAAATGGTTGATCGGTCATATTATGACGGATGACCAGCAGTTTGGTCGCTGGTACAAGCAATATCAATACACCCGGGATTTTGAGGCGTCCCGTTACCCGGGCGATCATGAGCGTAGCTGGGTCAGCCATCTGGTTAAACCGGACTGGTTGTTGCGCATGCTGGGTAAATAG